Proteins encoded by one window of Chryseobacterium foetidum:
- a CDS encoding type II toxin-antitoxin system RelE/ParE family toxin — MNDNFIREIEYYEDYYLNFFETLKPDIQKKFNWTLQLIATLERIPQKYFKHLTNSNGIYEIRVEYASNIYRVFSFFDRGNLIVLVNGFQKKTQKTPKQELQKAEELKQEYISKKYGK, encoded by the coding sequence ATGAATGATAATTTTATTCGAGAAATTGAATATTACGAGGATTACTATTTAAATTTTTTTGAAACTTTAAAACCTGATATTCAAAAAAAGTTTAACTGGACGTTACAACTCATTGCAACACTTGAAAGAATACCTCAAAAGTATTTTAAGCATCTTACAAACTCCAACGGAATCTACGAAATTAGAGTTGAATACGCTTCAAATATTTACAGGGTTTTCAGTTTTTTCGATAGAGGGAATCTTATTGTTCTGGTAAATGGTTTTCAAAAAAAAACGCAAAAAACGCCAAAGCAGGAACTGCAAAAGGCAGAGGAATTAAAACAAGAATATATAAGTAAGAAATATGGAAAATAA
- the dnaG gene encoding DNA primase: MISKQTIDKIFSTIRVEEIVGEYVQLKRAGSNFKGLSPFHEEKSPSFVVSPSKQIWKDFSTGKGGTAISFLMEIENFTYPEALRHAAKKYAIEIEEDRQEFSEEAKIAQTERDILYKIHEIANDYFQNILWENEEGRSIGLSYFRERELKDDIIRKFQLGYSPEKKNSFTEFALEKGYSKEILEKSGLSIFPENSPAGIDRFRERVMFPIHSFSGRVLGFGARILKNNVKTAKYLNSPETEIYHKSNVLYGLNQSKQAISRKNVCLLVEGYMDVISLHLSGIENVVASSGTSLTTEQIKLIKRLTENVTILFDGDNAGIKASFRSIDMLLAEGMNIRVLLFPEGDDPDSFARKHPQEYVEKFIENEATDFIDFKAEILLKDAGTDPIKKADAIRNIVKSVSFVQNALKKEVYLKEVSNKFGLSEQSLFNELDIQKQITQSQTQHQPKEQQKPVKLEVVPQQAPLEDSVQFNIIHQENKLIETMLMFGDMVLEREDANHEKYEISVIEEILHHFEDENYEFQIPTNQKIIENIKIGIENEEIRSGDFFMKLMDEDITLKVADALLSPDELSDWSTRNIFPPAIGDHLASEVEANILIHKYYYIHLLIRKMTADLENHRENNPTAYFDSIKKIMMLTEFSRQLATKLEWSPITKV; this comes from the coding sequence ATGATCTCCAAACAGACCATTGATAAAATATTTTCCACGATCCGTGTTGAAGAGATCGTGGGCGAATATGTGCAGCTGAAAAGAGCGGGATCCAATTTTAAAGGGTTGAGTCCGTTTCATGAAGAAAAATCGCCGAGTTTTGTAGTGTCTCCAAGCAAGCAGATCTGGAAAGATTTCTCAACAGGTAAGGGCGGTACAGCGATTTCTTTTTTAATGGAAATCGAAAATTTTACGTACCCTGAAGCACTTCGCCACGCAGCCAAAAAATATGCAATTGAAATAGAAGAAGACCGTCAGGAATTCTCCGAGGAAGCCAAAATTGCACAGACAGAGAGAGATATTCTTTATAAAATACATGAGATTGCCAACGATTATTTCCAGAATATTTTGTGGGAAAATGAGGAGGGAAGGTCTATCGGTTTGTCTTATTTCAGGGAGCGTGAACTGAAAGATGACATCATCAGAAAGTTTCAGTTGGGATATTCACCCGAAAAGAAAAACTCTTTTACAGAATTTGCTTTAGAAAAAGGCTATTCCAAAGAAATATTAGAAAAATCCGGACTTTCAATATTTCCGGAAAATTCTCCTGCTGGGATCGACCGTTTCCGTGAAAGGGTGATGTTTCCAATTCACAGTTTTTCGGGAAGGGTTTTGGGTTTCGGAGCGAGAATACTGAAAAATAACGTAAAAACTGCCAAATATCTTAACTCTCCTGAGACGGAAATTTACCATAAATCAAATGTTCTTTACGGTTTAAACCAAAGCAAACAGGCGATTTCCAGAAAAAATGTCTGTCTTTTGGTGGAAGGTTATATGGATGTGATTTCGCTCCACCTTTCAGGAATTGAAAATGTGGTGGCGAGCTCGGGAACTTCTCTTACAACAGAGCAAATCAAACTAATCAAAAGACTTACGGAGAATGTAACGATTTTGTTTGATGGTGATAATGCGGGAATTAAAGCGAGTTTCAGAAGCATTGATATGCTTTTGGCGGAAGGAATGAATATCCGTGTTTTGCTTTTCCCAGAGGGCGACGATCCCGATTCTTTTGCCCGAAAACATCCTCAGGAATACGTCGAGAAATTTATTGAAAATGAAGCGACAGATTTCATTGATTTTAAAGCTGAAATTCTTCTTAAAGACGCCGGAACAGATCCGATAAAAAAGGCTGATGCCATCCGAAACATCGTAAAATCGGTGTCGTTTGTGCAGAATGCTTTGAAAAAAGAGGTGTATCTGAAAGAAGTTTCCAATAAGTTCGGGCTTTCAGAACAGAGTCTTTTTAATGAGCTGGATATTCAGAAACAAATCACGCAGAGTCAGACCCAACATCAGCCAAAAGAACAGCAAAAGCCGGTAAAACTGGAGGTTGTCCCTCAGCAGGCTCCGTTGGAAGATTCCGTTCAGTTTAATATTATTCATCAGGAAAATAAACTGATTGAAACGATGCTGATGTTTGGCGATATGGTTCTGGAAAGAGAAGATGCGAATCATGAAAAATATGAAATCAGCGTAATTGAAGAGATTCTGCATCATTTTGAGGATGAAAACTACGAGTTTCAAATTCCGACCAATCAGAAAATTATAGAAAATATCAAGATTGGAATTGAAAATGAGGAAATACGCTCGGGAGATTTCTTTATGAAGCTGATGGATGAAGATATTACGTTGAAAGTTGCCGATGCACTGCTTTCCCCAGACGAACTCAGCGATTGGTCGACCCGAAATATTTTTCCGCCAGCCATCGGCGATCACCTTGCATCAGAAGTTGAGGCCAATATACTTATTCACAAATACTACTACATTCATCTTCTCATCAGAAAAAT
- a CDS encoding alanine dehydrogenase → MSTTNIFTPFTEEELMPKEEKLEVIKKGKQFSIGIPKETCLNERRTCITPDAVQVLVEHGHEIVIESGAGQGSFFTDLQYSESGARITNDPKEAFGQDLVLKINPPTDEEIEYFKPNTYLVSALQINLRDKDYFCRLAQKKVNAIAFEFIFDEYNQLALVRLIGEIAGTVSILYASELLALSNGLMLGGITGVRPTEVVIIGAGIVGEFATKAAIGLGASVRVFDNSLSKLRRLHTLVDSRVPTSIIDPKELKKALRRADVVIGALPRMNMTPVVTEEMVTKMKKGTVIIDITIDNGKVIETSELTTMEDPYVIKHGVIHCGLPNLTSKMPRTTTKAISNFFLSYLLNYDEEGGFENMLLRKNEMKQSLYMYKGRHTKKIICERFGLTYHDINLLIF, encoded by the coding sequence ATGAGCACCACCAATATTTTTACTCCGTTCACCGAAGAAGAACTGATGCCGAAAGAAGAAAAACTTGAGGTCATCAAAAAAGGTAAACAGTTCAGTATAGGAATTCCAAAAGAGACCTGCCTCAACGAGAGGCGTACGTGCATCACGCCAGATGCAGTGCAGGTTTTGGTAGAACACGGCCACGAAATCGTTATAGAATCGGGTGCCGGACAGGGATCTTTTTTCACAGATCTTCAGTATTCTGAATCGGGAGCGAGAATTACCAACGATCCTAAAGAGGCTTTCGGGCAGGATTTGGTTTTAAAAATCAATCCGCCGACAGACGAGGAAATAGAGTACTTTAAGCCGAACACCTATCTCGTTTCGGCATTACAGATCAACCTGAGAGATAAAGATTATTTCTGCAGGCTTGCTCAGAAAAAAGTCAACGCAATCGCTTTCGAATTTATTTTTGATGAATACAATCAGCTTGCTCTGGTAAGATTAATCGGCGAAATCGCCGGTACAGTTTCTATCTTATATGCATCAGAACTTTTAGCTTTATCCAACGGACTGATGCTTGGAGGAATCACAGGAGTGAGACCCACAGAAGTTGTCATCATCGGAGCTGGAATTGTGGGCGAATTTGCTACGAAAGCAGCTATTGGTTTGGGTGCAAGCGTAAGAGTTTTTGACAATTCACTTTCAAAACTGAGAAGACTTCACACTTTGGTAGATAGCAGAGTTCCTACTTCAATCATTGATCCTAAAGAACTTAAAAAAGCATTGAGACGTGCCGACGTTGTCATCGGAGCACTTCCGAGAATGAATATGACGCCTGTTGTAACCGAAGAAATGGTTACAAAAATGAAAAAAGGCACCGTAATCATCGACATCACCATTGATAACGGCAAAGTAATCGAAACTTCCGAGCTTACAACGATGGAAGACCCTTATGTTATCAAACACGGTGTAATTCACTGTGGATTGCCAAATCTAACCTCAAAAATGCCGAGAACTACCACGAAGGCAATCTCTAATTTCTTTCTGTCTTATCTTCTAAACTACGATGAAGAAGGCGGTTTCGAAAATATGCTTCTCCGCAAAAACGAAATGAAACAGAGCCTTTACATGTACAAAGGCCGTCATACCAAAAAAATCATCTGCGAACGCTTTGGGCTGACGTATCATGATATCAATCTTTTAATTTTCTAA
- the tsaE gene encoding tRNA (adenosine(37)-N6)-threonylcarbamoyltransferase complex ATPase subunit type 1 TsaE, translating into MHFEIRNLEQWQDVVTEILPQLKHNILLLKGNLGAGKTTFTQVLLKNLGSKDEVNSPTYSIVNEYSSQKGKVFHFDLYRLKNIEEVYDIGIEEYLDNSFLCIIEWPEVYEEELEGLGYHTMNIDNNGESRNISFE; encoded by the coding sequence ATGCATTTCGAGATCAGAAATTTAGAACAATGGCAGGATGTGGTAACCGAAATTTTACCACAACTGAAACACAATATTCTTTTACTGAAAGGAAACTTAGGCGCTGGTAAAACTACTTTCACACAGGTTTTACTGAAAAATCTTGGCAGTAAGGACGAGGTCAACTCTCCCACTTACTCGATTGTGAACGAGTACAGTTCGCAAAAAGGAAAAGTTTTCCATTTCGACCTGTACCGTCTGAAAAACATCGAAGAAGTCTATGACATCGGTATTGAAGAATATCTTGACAATTCATTTCTCTGCATCATCGAATGGCCTGAAGTTTACGAAGAAGAGCTCGAAGGGCTCGGTTATCACACCATGAATATTGATAATAACGGCGAAAGCAGAAATATTTCTTTTGAATAA